One genomic window of Bacteroidota bacterium includes the following:
- the aroQ gene encoding type II 3-dehydroquinate dehydratase: MKILIINGPNLNLLGKREKDIYGNATFDEYFVELQQKFPDAELEYYQSNIEGEIINKLHEAGFSVNGIILNAGGYTHTSVAIADAVRSITSAVVEVHITNVFAREEYRHISLIAPACKGSISGFGLDSYRLALESFLGK, from the coding sequence TTGAAAATTCTCATTATTAACGGTCCAAACCTGAACCTTCTCGGAAAACGGGAAAAGGACATTTATGGCAATGCCACGTTTGATGAGTATTTTGTTGAACTTCAGCAAAAATTTCCGGATGCTGAACTGGAGTATTATCAGTCGAATATTGAAGGTGAGATAATCAACAAACTGCATGAAGCAGGCTTTTCTGTTAACGGCATCATTCTGAATGCAGGAGGCTATACACATACTTCTGTTGCCATTGCCGATGCTGTTCGTTCTATAACGAGCGCGGTTGTTGAAGTTCACATTACCAATGTGTTTGCCCGTGAAGAATACCGTCACATTTCTCTGATAGCGCCTGCCTGTAAGGGAAGTATTTCCGGTTTCGGGCTGGATTCATACAGGCTTGCCTTGGAAAGCTTCCTGGGCAAATAA